The following are encoded in a window of Halosolutus halophilus genomic DNA:
- a CDS encoding NAD-dependent epimerase/dehydratase family protein, whose product MDTALVIGGTRFIGRHLVDDLLAHGYDVTTFNRGNHDDPFAADDRVTHVEGDRTNDSALEAAAATIEPDAVFDCVAYYPKDVQAATRIFADCEAYVYISSGAAYGREEIPKREGETPLEPCTPDQATDDSNETYGARKAEGDRAVFAAAERGVDAMSIRPCIVYGPHDYTERLDFWIDRVERFDRVVVPGDGTNIWHRAYVEDVASAMRIVAERGEAGEAYNVGDRRLVTLEEMVDLIADQLETSVEVVTAGPRELAAGDIALDDYVLYRAYPHVLSTAKLAALGWESTPLEEAMARSVEAHTESDRTGREHGPDREAEERVLGILDTF is encoded by the coding sequence ATGGACACCGCACTCGTCATCGGCGGCACGCGCTTTATCGGCCGCCATCTCGTGGACGACCTGCTCGCTCACGGCTACGACGTGACGACCTTCAACCGTGGCAACCACGACGATCCCTTCGCCGCCGACGATCGGGTCACGCACGTCGAGGGCGATCGGACGAACGACTCCGCGCTCGAGGCTGCCGCCGCGACGATCGAGCCGGACGCCGTCTTCGACTGCGTCGCCTACTATCCGAAGGACGTGCAGGCGGCGACCCGGATCTTCGCGGATTGCGAGGCGTACGTCTACATCTCGAGCGGCGCGGCCTACGGCCGCGAGGAGATCCCCAAGCGCGAAGGAGAGACGCCGCTCGAACCGTGCACGCCCGATCAGGCGACCGACGACTCGAACGAGACGTACGGCGCTCGCAAGGCCGAGGGCGATCGGGCCGTCTTCGCCGCCGCGGAACGCGGTGTCGACGCGATGTCGATCCGGCCTTGCATCGTCTACGGTCCTCACGACTACACCGAGCGGCTGGACTTCTGGATCGATCGGGTCGAGCGGTTCGATCGCGTGGTCGTCCCCGGCGACGGGACGAATATCTGGCACCGGGCGTACGTCGAGGACGTCGCGAGCGCGATGCGAATCGTCGCCGAACGCGGCGAGGCGGGTGAGGCGTACAACGTCGGCGATCGGCGACTCGTCACGCTCGAAGAGATGGTCGACCTGATCGCCGACCAGCTAGAGACCTCGGTGGAGGTCGTCACCGCCGGCCCCCGCGAACTCGCGGCCGGCGACATCGCCCTCGACGACTACGTCCTCTACCGGGCGTACCCCCACGTCCTCTCGACCGCGAAACTCGCCGCACTGGGCTGGGAGTCGACGCCGCTCGAGGAGGCCATGGCCCGATCGGTCGAGGCCCACACGGAGAGCGATCGGACCGGGCGGGAGCACGGCCCCGATCGGGAGGCCGAGGAGCGCGTGCTGGGTATTCTGGACACGTTCTGA
- a CDS encoding NAD(P)-dependent glycerol-1-phosphate dehydrogenase, producing the protein MFEKSTWIRLPRNVVVGHGVMDEVVDVIDDLHLQGRPLFVTSPTPKKVAADPIAADFAAAGIDPAIVTVERATFDAVERVIETAEAENVAYLVGIGGGKAIDIAKMASDHLSMGFLSIPTAASHDGIVSNRGSVPDGDTRHSVAAEPPLAVVADTAILAEAPWELTTAGCADIISNYTAVMDWRLAKRLKDVEYSEYAAALSEMTAEILVDNADLVRPGLEESAWIVTKALVSSGVAMSIASSSRPASGAEHLFSHQLDRLAPGAALHGHQVGVGSIMTAYLHGGERGFWRDIRDALSSIDAPTTAAELGIDDETVIEALTTCHEIRDRYTILGDGMNERAAREVATKTGVID; encoded by the coding sequence ATGTTCGAGAAGTCGACGTGGATTCGCCTGCCGCGAAACGTCGTCGTCGGCCACGGCGTCATGGACGAGGTCGTCGACGTCATCGACGATCTCCACCTGCAGGGGCGGCCGCTGTTCGTCACGAGTCCGACCCCGAAGAAAGTCGCGGCCGATCCGATCGCCGCCGACTTCGCGGCGGCCGGAATCGATCCCGCGATCGTCACGGTCGAACGAGCGACGTTCGACGCCGTCGAGCGCGTGATCGAGACCGCCGAGGCCGAGAACGTCGCCTACCTCGTCGGCATCGGCGGCGGGAAGGCGATCGATATCGCGAAGATGGCGAGCGACCACCTCTCGATGGGCTTCCTGTCGATTCCGACGGCGGCCAGCCACGACGGGATCGTCAGCAATCGTGGCTCGGTTCCGGACGGGGACACGCGTCACAGCGTCGCCGCCGAACCGCCGCTGGCCGTCGTCGCCGACACGGCGATCCTGGCCGAGGCACCGTGGGAACTCACGACTGCGGGCTGTGCCGACATCATCTCCAACTACACCGCGGTCATGGACTGGCGACTCGCGAAGCGGCTCAAGGACGTCGAGTATTCCGAGTACGCCGCCGCCCTCTCCGAGATGACCGCCGAGATCCTCGTGGACAACGCCGACCTCGTCCGGCCGGGACTCGAGGAATCTGCGTGGATCGTCACCAAGGCGCTGGTCTCCTCGGGCGTCGCGATGAGCATCGCCAGCTCCTCGCGGCCCGCGAGCGGTGCCGAACACCTCTTCTCCCACCAGCTCGATCGGCTCGCACCCGGGGCGGCGCTGCACGGCCACCAGGTCGGGGTCGGTTCGATCATGACGGCCTACCTCCACGGCGGCGAACGCGGCTTCTGGCGCGACATCCGCGACGCCCTCTCGAGTATCGACGCGCCGACGACCGCCGCCGAACTCGGTATCGACGACGAGACCGTGATCGAGGCGCTGACGACCTGCCACGAGATCCGCGATCGCTACACGATACTCGGTGACGGGATGAACGAGCGCGCTGCGCGCGAAGTCGCGACGAAAACGGGCGTCATCGACTGA
- a CDS encoding S9 family peptidase, which yields MRTYDIERYLNIRSAYGASFGPDGDRLSFLMDTTGTPQVWTLAGPRQWPEQRTFYDERVTFASWSPERPELIFGMDEGGNERAQLFRLDADTGTIENLTAMPDAKHRWGGWSHDGDRFAFASNRRDESVFDVYVQDRDETGDEATLVHEGDGWLSLSGWSPDDSRLLVSQAYSNFDQDLYVLDLETEEMEHLTPHEGDVRYGSASWAPDGTGIYLVTDEGDADTLYLAYLDLETNELEPIVEGEGWNVDGIALDDETGRFVYSRNVEGYTDLTVGEFDADDPIAFETFPEPDLPGGVAGGVSFDPDAERFALSTTGDAVNTNVFVVECETGDAERWTDAPTAGIPRATFDESDLVHVESFDDLAVPGFLTLPEESEKTDDGVPVVVDIHGGPESQRRPSFSSVKQYFLDRGYGYFEPNVRGSVGYGADYAALDDVEKRMDSVADIRACVEWLQDHPAVDPDRIAAKGGSYGGFMVLAALTEYPDLWAAGVDVVGIANFVTFLENTGDWRRELREAEYGSLEDDREFLEEISPINNVENIEAPLFVLHGENDPRVPVGEAEQIVEEVDEQGVPVRKLIFEDEGHGFSKLENRIEAYAAIAEFLDEHL from the coding sequence ATGCGTACCTACGACATCGAACGGTATCTCAACATCCGGAGCGCGTACGGCGCGTCGTTCGGCCCCGACGGTGATCGACTCTCGTTTCTGATGGACACGACCGGGACGCCGCAGGTCTGGACGCTCGCGGGCCCCCGCCAGTGGCCCGAACAGCGCACTTTCTACGACGAGCGGGTGACCTTCGCCTCGTGGTCGCCGGAGCGCCCCGAGTTGATCTTCGGGATGGACGAAGGCGGCAACGAACGGGCTCAGCTCTTCCGGCTCGACGCGGATACGGGCACGATCGAGAACCTGACGGCGATGCCGGACGCCAAGCACCGCTGGGGTGGCTGGAGCCACGACGGCGATCGGTTCGCGTTCGCCTCGAACCGGCGCGACGAGTCCGTCTTCGACGTGTACGTCCAGGATCGAGACGAGACCGGCGACGAGGCAACCCTCGTCCACGAGGGCGACGGCTGGCTCTCGCTGTCGGGCTGGAGCCCGGACGACTCCCGGCTGCTCGTTTCGCAGGCCTACTCCAACTTCGACCAGGACCTGTACGTCCTCGACCTCGAGACCGAGGAGATGGAGCACCTCACGCCCCACGAGGGCGACGTCCGCTACGGGAGCGCGAGCTGGGCGCCCGACGGGACGGGGATCTACCTGGTCACCGACGAGGGCGACGCGGATACCCTCTACCTGGCCTATCTCGACCTCGAGACGAACGAACTCGAACCGATCGTGGAGGGCGAGGGGTGGAACGTCGACGGCATCGCGCTGGACGACGAGACCGGCCGGTTCGTCTACTCGCGGAACGTCGAGGGGTACACCGACCTGACCGTCGGCGAGTTCGACGCCGACGATCCGATCGCGTTCGAAACCTTCCCCGAACCCGATCTGCCTGGCGGCGTCGCGGGCGGCGTGAGTTTCGACCCCGACGCGGAACGGTTCGCTCTCTCGACGACGGGGGATGCGGTCAACACGAACGTTTTCGTCGTCGAGTGCGAGACCGGCGACGCCGAACGCTGGACGGACGCGCCGACCGCGGGTATCCCCCGGGCGACGTTCGACGAGTCCGACCTCGTCCACGTCGAGAGTTTCGACGACCTGGCGGTCCCCGGCTTCCTCACGCTGCCGGAGGAGTCCGAAAAGACCGACGACGGCGTCCCCGTCGTCGTCGACATCCACGGCGGACCCGAGAGCCAGCGCCGACCCTCGTTCTCGAGCGTCAAACAGTACTTCCTCGATCGGGGCTACGGCTACTTCGAGCCGAACGTCCGCGGGTCGGTGGGGTACGGTGCCGACTACGCGGCCCTCGACGACGTCGAGAAGCGGATGGACTCCGTCGCCGACATCAGGGCCTGCGTCGAGTGGCTCCAGGACCACCCGGCCGTCGATCCCGACCGGATCGCCGCCAAGGGCGGCTCCTACGGCGGGTTCATGGTACTGGCAGCGTTGACCGAGTATCCCGACCTCTGGGCTGCCGGCGTCGACGTCGTCGGCATCGCCAACTTCGTGACGTTCCTCGAAAATACGGGCGACTGGCGACGGGAACTGCGGGAAGCGGAGTACGGCAGTCTCGAAGACGATCGCGAGTTCCTCGAAGAGATCTCGCCGATCAACAACGTCGAGAACATCGAGGCGCCGCTGTTCGTCCTCCACGGCGAGAACGACCCCCGCGTTCCGGTCGGCGAGGCCGAACAGATCGTCGAGGAGGTCGACGAACAGGGCGTCCCCGTCCGCAAACTGATCTTCGAGGACGAGGGCCACGGCTTCTCGAAACTCGAGAACCGCATCGAAGCCTACGCCGCGATCGCGGAGTTCCTGGACGAGCACCTCTAG
- a CDS encoding glycosyltransferase family 4 protein, with amino-acid sequence MRIAFVSYETVFHRDTETNQRFQSILELLAARGHDVHLFCTQFWSGERSRLERDGITYHGVSIGPEATTSFLLRLPFVLGPARPDVVHASAQPPGQVLAATCAATLARAPLLVEWYGDGGVTGDRSTRLAAGRPDWIVTPSELVATRVRERGADGDDVETIPNPIELERIRDVQPDERVDVIYARRLDEGANLESLLLALAELRDRNWEATVVGDGPERETYERLASDLRIDDRISFAGELSLDERIAAYRGAHVFAQTAEHCAFPTEMLWALASGCVGIVEYHVDSSAHELVEGWDRGFRTTSEQELADAILAAGDLEHRDYDETFAEYDGDAVTDRYLQRYRALQDDHGVL; translated from the coding sequence ATGCGCATCGCGTTCGTCTCGTACGAAACGGTCTTCCACCGCGATACCGAGACGAACCAGCGGTTCCAGTCGATCCTCGAGCTACTCGCGGCACGCGGCCACGACGTCCACCTGTTCTGTACGCAGTTCTGGTCCGGCGAGCGGAGTCGACTCGAACGCGACGGCATCACCTATCACGGCGTCTCGATCGGGCCGGAGGCAACGACCTCGTTCCTGTTGCGGCTGCCGTTCGTGCTCGGCCCCGCGCGGCCGGACGTCGTCCACGCGAGTGCACAGCCGCCGGGACAGGTCCTCGCGGCGACCTGCGCGGCGACGCTCGCTCGCGCCCCGCTGCTCGTGGAGTGGTACGGTGACGGCGGCGTTACCGGCGATCGATCGACCCGGCTGGCGGCCGGTCGCCCGGACTGGATCGTGACACCCTCCGAACTCGTCGCGACGCGGGTCCGGGAACGCGGGGCGGACGGCGACGACGTCGAGACGATCCCCAATCCGATCGAACTGGAGCGAATCCGGGACGTCCAGCCCGACGAGCGCGTGGACGTGATCTACGCCCGGCGGCTCGACGAGGGAGCCAACCTCGAGAGTCTCCTGCTTGCGCTCGCGGAACTTCGCGATCGCAACTGGGAGGCGACCGTCGTCGGCGACGGCCCGGAACGGGAGACCTACGAGCGACTCGCGAGCGACCTCCGGATCGACGATCGGATCTCGTTCGCCGGCGAACTCTCGCTCGACGAGCGGATCGCCGCTTACCGCGGCGCCCACGTCTTCGCGCAGACGGCCGAGCACTGCGCCTTCCCGACGGAGATGCTGTGGGCGCTCGCCTCGGGCTGTGTCGGGATCGTGGAGTACCACGTCGACTCGAGTGCCCACGAACTCGTCGAGGGCTGGGATCGTGGCTTTCGCACCACCAGCGAGCAGGAACTCGCGGACGCCATCCTCGCGGCGGGTGACCTCGAGCACCGCGACTACGACGAGACCTTCGCCGAGTACGACGGCGACGCCGTGACCGATCGATATCTACAGCGGTACCGGGCGTTGCAGGACGACCACGGCGTGTTGTGA
- a CDS encoding HIT family protein has product MHDDCDFCRIVAGDAAAARVHDGDRVIAFLDRRPATTGHTLVVPKQHGSELFEMDDRTTADVFRAVGTVKTAVDHVLDPIGVSVFYTTGSLVGTVEHAHVHLVPRFEDDDVTLSLLRDRLEDEDGERLGSRLRDV; this is encoded by the coding sequence ATGCACGACGACTGTGACTTCTGTCGGATCGTCGCCGGTGACGCCGCTGCAGCGCGGGTCCACGACGGCGATCGGGTGATCGCGTTTCTCGATCGACGGCCGGCCACGACGGGGCACACGCTGGTCGTTCCGAAACAACACGGATCGGAACTGTTCGAGATGGACGACCGAACGACAGCGGACGTCTTCCGGGCAGTCGGGACGGTCAAGACGGCGGTCGACCACGTCCTCGATCCGATCGGGGTCAGCGTGTTCTACACCACGGGGTCGCTCGTCGGGACGGTCGAGCACGCGCACGTCCACCTCGTCCCCCGATTCGAGGACGACGACGTCACGCTCTCCTTGCTACGGGATCGCCTCGAAGACGAAGACGGGGAACGGCTCGGGTCGCGACTCCGGGACGTGTAG
- the trpB gene encoding tryptophan synthase subunit beta yields MSDGEFEGYGGRHVPAPLEEPLEQLAAAYDEVATTDAFQTEFRDLLESYAGRPTPLYHATNLSDRYGADIYLKREDLLHGGAHKINNCLGQALLAKRAGRDRLIAETGAGQHGVATAMVGALLGLETEIYMGTKDVQRQEMNVFRMRLMGAEVNEVTRGNEGLADAVDAALEDFAENVDDTHYLVGSVVGPDPFPRMVRDFQSVIGEEAREQFQERTGDVPDAAVACVGGGSNAIGLFHAFRDDEVAFYGAEGGGEGADSSKHAAPLTKGKDDVLHGMKTRVIDDDVDVHSVSAGLDYPGVGPEHAMFRAVGRCEYQGVTDEEALAAFRELSETEGIIPALESSHAIARAIQIAEAGEHETILVNLSGRGDKDMETAAAKFDL; encoded by the coding sequence ATGTCCGACGGAGAGTTCGAGGGATACGGTGGCCGACACGTTCCAGCACCGCTCGAGGAGCCGCTCGAGCAACTCGCGGCCGCCTACGACGAGGTCGCGACGACCGACGCGTTCCAGACCGAGTTCCGCGATCTGCTCGAATCGTACGCTGGCCGCCCGACGCCGCTGTACCACGCGACCAACCTGAGCGATCGGTACGGGGCCGACATCTACCTCAAACGGGAGGATCTACTCCACGGCGGCGCGCACAAGATCAACAACTGTCTCGGGCAGGCTCTGCTGGCGAAACGCGCCGGGCGCGATCGGCTGATCGCCGAGACCGGGGCCGGCCAGCACGGCGTCGCAACCGCGATGGTCGGTGCTCTGCTGGGCCTCGAGACGGAGATCTACATGGGGACGAAGGACGTTCAGCGCCAGGAGATGAACGTTTTCCGGATGCGCCTGATGGGTGCCGAGGTCAACGAGGTCACCCGCGGAAACGAGGGCCTCGCCGACGCCGTCGACGCGGCGCTCGAGGACTTCGCCGAGAACGTCGACGACACCCACTACCTCGTCGGCAGCGTCGTCGGTCCCGACCCGTTCCCGCGCATGGTCCGGGACTTCCAGAGCGTCATCGGCGAGGAAGCCCGCGAACAGTTCCAGGAGCGCACGGGTGATGTGCCCGACGCAGCCGTCGCCTGCGTCGGCGGCGGTTCGAACGCGATCGGCCTGTTCCACGCGTTCCGGGACGACGAGGTCGCGTTCTACGGTGCCGAGGGCGGCGGCGAGGGCGCCGACTCGAGCAAGCACGCCGCGCCGCTCACGAAGGGGAAAGACGACGTGCTCCACGGGATGAAGACGCGCGTGATCGACGACGACGTCGACGTTCACTCGGTGTCGGCGGGACTCGACTATCCCGGCGTCGGCCCCGAACACGCCATGTTTCGCGCCGTCGGCCGCTGTGAGTACCAGGGGGTCACCGACGAGGAGGCGCTGGCGGCGTTCCGGGAACTCAGCGAGACCGAGGGGATCATCCCCGCACTCGAGTCCAGTCACGCGATCGCGCGGGCGATCCAGATCGCCGAGGCCGGCGAGCACGAGACGATCCTCGTGAACCTCTCGGGGCGCGGCGACAAGGACATGGAGACGGCGGCCGCCAAGTTCGACCTCTGA
- a CDS encoding NADH-quinone oxidoreductase subunit D, whose protein sequence is MSEPEQRERERIDPEYDHLRDEQVDETELEALLDEYAIGRDDHENAPAFVIRPDDVQAVLALLRDEAGFDHLSCLTPQEYEDRYESVYHLTKYDRRTHEVTLIAQLPKDDPVCETAEPVFRTADWHEREAFDLVGIEYEGHPDPRRILLPESWQGHPLSLDYDQEKPQVVRFAAHANPLQPDREQSESDTMFLNIGPHHPATHGVLHLKTTLDGEAVADVDPDVGYLHRCEEQMCQNGQYRHQIIPYSNRWDYTANLPNEWAVARAIEDLADIEVPEYAQVLRTMATEFGRMLGHFLALGTFALDVYGDFTAIFQYAFRDREVVQDILEDLTGQRMMFYYFRLGGVAWDLPRPRDEFVEKCRDFLDELPAKVSEYHALLTGNEIFQIRCVDTGILEPDVAKDYGCTGPVARGSGIDYDLRRDDPYGYYPNLDWDVVTMDGCDNYARVLVRMREVEESAKIVQQCLDLLEDWPEDERTVQSNVPRTLKPDAGTETYRAVESAKGELGVYVRSDGSNSPARFKIRSPCFHNLSALPEMAEGEYVADLIASLGSLDIVLGSVDR, encoded by the coding sequence ATGAGTGAACCGGAACAGCGCGAGCGCGAGCGCATCGACCCCGAGTACGACCACCTGCGGGACGAGCAGGTCGACGAGACCGAACTCGAGGCGCTGCTCGACGAGTACGCGATCGGGCGGGACGACCACGAGAACGCGCCGGCGTTCGTGATCCGCCCGGACGACGTCCAGGCGGTCCTGGCGCTGCTGCGGGACGAGGCCGGGTTCGATCACCTCTCGTGTCTCACCCCACAGGAGTACGAGGACCGGTACGAGTCGGTCTACCACCTGACGAAGTACGACCGGCGGACCCACGAGGTGACGCTGATCGCGCAGTTACCGAAAGACGATCCCGTCTGCGAGACCGCGGAACCCGTCTTCCGGACGGCGGACTGGCACGAACGCGAGGCCTTCGACCTCGTCGGAATCGAGTACGAGGGACATCCCGATCCGCGCCGAATCCTCCTGCCCGAATCGTGGCAGGGCCACCCCCTCTCGCTCGATTACGACCAGGAGAAGCCACAGGTCGTCCGGTTCGCAGCGCACGCGAACCCGTTGCAACCCGACCGGGAACAGTCCGAGTCGGACACGATGTTCCTCAACATCGGACCGCACCACCCCGCGACCCACGGGGTGCTCCACCTCAAGACGACCCTCGACGGCGAGGCCGTCGCCGACGTCGACCCCGACGTGGGCTACCTGCACCGCTGTGAGGAGCAGATGTGCCAGAACGGCCAGTACCGCCACCAGATCATCCCCTACTCGAACCGGTGGGACTACACCGCGAACCTCCCCAACGAGTGGGCCGTCGCCCGGGCGATCGAGGATCTCGCGGACATCGAGGTGCCCGAGTACGCCCAGGTCCTGCGCACGATGGCGACCGAGTTCGGCCGGATGCTCGGCCACTTCCTCGCGCTGGGAACCTTCGCACTCGACGTCTACGGCGATTTCACCGCCATCTTCCAGTACGCCTTCCGCGATCGGGAGGTCGTCCAGGACATTCTCGAGGACCTGACCGGTCAGCGGATGATGTTCTACTACTTCCGGCTTGGCGGGGTCGCGTGGGACCTCCCCCGACCGCGCGACGAGTTCGTCGAGAAGTGCCGGGATTTCCTGGACGAACTGCCGGCGAAGGTCTCGGAGTACCACGCGCTGCTCACCGGGAACGAAATCTTCCAGATTCGGTGCGTCGACACCGGCATCCTGGAGCCCGACGTGGCCAAAGACTACGGCTGTACGGGCCCCGTCGCCCGCGGTTCGGGAATCGACTACGACCTGCGGCGCGACGACCCCTACGGCTACTACCCGAACCTCGACTGGGACGTCGTCACCATGGACGGCTGTGACAACTACGCGCGGGTGCTCGTCCGAATGCGGGAGGTCGAGGAGTCCGCCAAGATCGTCCAGCAGTGTCTCGACCTGCTCGAGGACTGGCCCGAAGACGAGCGAACCGTCCAGAGCAACGTCCCTCGCACGCTCAAACCGGACGCCGGCACCGAAACGTACCGCGCCGTCGAATCCGCGAAGGGCGAACTCGGCGTCTACGTCCGATCGGACGGCTCGAACTCGCCCGCACGGTTCAAGATCCGCAGCCCGTGTTTCCACAACCTCTCCGCCCTCCCCGAGATGGCCGAAGGCGAGTACGTCGCCGACCTGATCGCCTCGCTGGGTAGTCTCGACATCGTGCTCGGGAGCGTCGATCGCTGA
- a CDS encoding carboxymuconolactone decarboxylase family protein, giving the protein MPPRIEPVGPGESDDEKVNEILQESENGWYKDSAYFGAVAHQPRLLKRLVRTFRLFPRSDSIDAETLELMRLRVAAVHGCAYCGTVRTWEVKEAVEPKEDAVFSDRIDTSKLTRREKLAVRVADYMSRDPQEMPDAFFAELSEEYSDEAIIELLLFAGLEVGLDRFCIALRLDTTETSPYPTGLEYPLEREP; this is encoded by the coding sequence ATGCCTCCCCGCATCGAACCGGTGGGTCCCGGTGAATCGGACGACGAGAAAGTCAACGAGATTCTACAGGAGAGTGAAAACGGGTGGTACAAGGACTCCGCTTACTTCGGCGCTGTTGCGCATCAACCGCGACTTTTGAAACGACTCGTGCGAACGTTCCGGCTCTTCCCTCGTAGCGACTCGATCGACGCAGAGACGCTGGAACTGATGCGACTGAGGGTTGCTGCAGTCCACGGGTGTGCCTACTGTGGAACCGTTCGTACCTGGGAGGTGAAGGAGGCAGTCGAGCCGAAAGAAGACGCAGTTTTCTCCGACCGGATCGATACGAGCAAACTCACGCGGCGCGAGAAACTCGCCGTTCGCGTGGCAGACTACATGTCCCGCGATCCACAGGAGATGCCGGATGCGTTCTTTGCCGAACTGAGTGAGGAATACAGCGACGAGGCGATCATCGAACTCCTGCTGTTTGCCGGACTCGAGGTGGGACTCGACAGGTTCTGTATCGCGTTGCGGTTAGATACCACCGAAACGAGTCCGTATCCCACGGGACTCGAGTATCCGCTCGAGCGCGAACCGTAG
- a CDS encoding universal stress protein — translation MYDRIVLTTDGSDESNVATDHAIDLARAYEAPLHVLHVVDTRPYDAEGITQSMIESLEERGQRAVGEIAETASTRGVDRVETAVVRGEPHDAILEYVDEHDIDLIVMATHGRTGFKRYLLGSVAEKTIRTAPVPVHIVRASAADAGH, via the coding sequence ATGTACGATCGGATCGTCTTGACGACCGACGGAAGCGACGAATCGAACGTTGCCACCGACCACGCGATCGACCTCGCCAGGGCATACGAGGCTCCCCTCCACGTACTCCACGTCGTCGATACGAGACCGTACGACGCGGAGGGCATCACACAGTCGATGATCGAGTCGCTCGAGGAACGAGGACAGCGGGCCGTCGGGGAGATCGCCGAAACCGCGTCGACGCGGGGTGTCGATCGAGTCGAAACGGCCGTCGTTCGGGGCGAACCGCACGACGCAATCCTCGAGTACGTCGACGAACACGACATCGATCTGATCGTGATGGCGACGCACGGACGAACGGGTTTCAAGCGGTATCTGCTGGGGAGCGTGGCGGAGAAGACCATCCGGACCGCACCGGTACCGGTTCACATCGTGCGCGCATCGGCGGCCGATGCCGGGCACTGA
- a CDS encoding fluoride efflux transporter FluC — translation MTVRDRFADTEVVILIVIGGFLGANARYGIGLAYPGLTGTFVANVTGSFVLGFVVYEAMYTDYLTDRGRLLVSTGFLSSYTTYSTFAYQTVTAEPLFGLINVVANYSFGFAGVVLGRWVALRIRGASRD, via the coding sequence ATGACCGTTCGAGACCGATTCGCCGACACCGAGGTGGTAATACTCATCGTGATCGGCGGTTTTCTGGGGGCGAACGCCCGGTACGGGATCGGGCTCGCCTACCCGGGCTTGACCGGAACGTTCGTCGCAAACGTGACCGGGAGCTTCGTCCTCGGATTCGTCGTGTACGAAGCGATGTACACCGACTATCTCACCGACAGAGGCCGACTGCTCGTGTCGACGGGGTTTCTCTCCTCGTACACGACCTACAGCACGTTCGCGTACCAAACGGTGACGGCCGAACCACTGTTCGGCCTGATCAACGTCGTCGCCAATTACTCGTTTGGGTTTGCGGGCGTCGTGCTCGGTCGATGGGTTGCGCTGCGAATTCGAGGTGCGTCTCGTGATTGA
- the crcB gene encoding fluoride efflux transporter CrcB — MIDPLFLVGFGGAIGALGRYTVSSTIERERFPLSTFMVNVIGSFLLGLVMFADVGESVQLFVGVGVCGAFTTFSTFSVDTIRLLEDGYVWTAVVYALGNILVSVTAIGIAWVLLV, encoded by the coding sequence GTGATTGATCCGCTGTTCCTCGTCGGCTTCGGTGGCGCGATCGGTGCGCTGGGGCGGTACACCGTCAGCAGTACGATCGAGAGGGAGCGCTTCCCGCTATCGACCTTCATGGTGAACGTTATCGGGAGTTTCCTGCTCGGTCTCGTTATGTTCGCGGACGTCGGCGAGTCGGTCCAGTTGTTCGTCGGGGTCGGAGTGTGCGGCGCGTTTACCACGTTTTCGACGTTCTCCGTCGATACGATTCGACTCCTCGAGGACGGATACGTGTGGACTGCCGTCGTCTACGCGCTCGGCAATATTCTGGTCTCGGTCACGGCGATCGGGATCGCCTGGGTTCTGCTAGTCTGA
- a CDS encoding AmiS/UreI family transporter, translating to MSLYMILGMGLIFVGAVLVVNGIWLLGKGADSDVAILNLFVGVLTFIIAMWWAFGELWAFGEYQSGDAFVAAGTLLFSFTYLWIGANAIRGISDQRSFGWYCILVTVVAVPTGYLVFLGGDIGLAALWWIWAVLWATFWLLLGLERDDFTEPVAWFTTLVGIITGAAGYLMAAGFWPWAA from the coding sequence ATGTCACTGTACATGATCCTGGGCATGGGACTGATTTTCGTCGGTGCCGTACTGGTAGTGAATGGGATATGGTTGCTCGGTAAGGGTGCAGACAGCGACGTCGCGATACTGAATCTGTTTGTCGGGGTATTGACTTTCATTATCGCGATGTGGTGGGCGTTCGGCGAGTTGTGGGCGTTCGGCGAGTACCAGTCCGGAGACGCGTTCGTGGCAGCGGGAACGTTACTGTTCTCGTTTACGTACCTGTGGATCGGAGCGAACGCGATCCGCGGGATCAGTGACCAGCGATCGTTCGGGTGGTATTGCATACTCGTAACCGTAGTCGCCGTTCCGACGGGCTACCTGGTGTTTCTCGGGGGTGATATCGGACTCGCTGCGCTCTGGTGGATCTGGGCGGTCCTCTGGGCGACGTTCTGGCTGCTGTTGGGGCTGGAACGCGATGATTTCACCGAACCAGTTGCCTGGTTCACTACGCTCGTCGGCATCATCACGGGTGCGGCCGGATATCTGATGGCGGCCGGCTTCTGGCCGTGGGCAGCCTGA